The following are encoded in a window of Ranitomeya variabilis isolate aRanVar5 chromosome 8, aRanVar5.hap1, whole genome shotgun sequence genomic DNA:
- the PRDX1 gene encoding peroxiredoxin-1, producing the protein MSAGNAKIGKLAPDFKAKAVMPDGQFKELKLSDYRGKYVVFFFYPLDFTFVCPTEIIAFSDRVEDFKKLNCEVIAASVDSHFCHLAWTNSSRKDGGLGPMKIPLVADTLRTISTDYGVLKEDEGIAFRGLFIVDDKGILRQITINDLPVGRDVDETLRLVQAFQHTDKYGEVCPAGWKPGSDTIKPDVKKSKEYFSKQK; encoded by the exons ATGTCTGCCGGAAACGCTAAGATTGGTAAACTTGCTCCTGACTTCAAAGCAAAAGCTGTGATGCCCGATGGACAATTCAAAGAGCTGAAGCTCTCGGATTACAGAG GAAAGTATGTCGTGTTCTTCTTCTACCCCTTGGACTTCACATTCGTCTGCCCAACGGAGATCATCGCTTTCAGTGACCGTGTGGAGGATTTTAAGAAGTTAAACTGTGAGGTCATCGCTGCGTCGGTGGACTCTCACTTCTGCCACTTGGCCTG GACCAACAGTTCCCGGAAGGATGGAGGTTTGGGCCCCATGAAAATCCCCCTGGTAGCCGACACTCTGCGCACAATCTCTACAGACTATGGCGTTCTCAAGGAAGACGAGGGCATTGCCTTTAG AGGCCTCTTCATAGTGGATGATAAGGGAATCCTGCGTCAGATCACCATAAACGATCTGCCCGTCGGCCGCGACGTAGACGAGACCCTACGGCTGGTTCAGGCCTTCCAGCACACAGACAAGTATGGTGAAG TCTGCCCAGCCGGATGGAAGCCTGGAAGCGACACCATCAAGCCCGACGTCAAGAAGAGCAAGGAGTATTTCTCCAAGCAGAAGTAA